A stretch of the Candidatus Polarisedimenticolaceae bacterium genome encodes the following:
- a CDS encoding DUF1579 domain-containing protein, which produces MSGMRKTIGGVFAAALLCGGATAIAMAQGTPAPPRKVPPPKQTKPAPAAPEATPQTPDEKWKEAATPGEAHKVLENYLGRWKAHIVSRIDPNRPSEETDGTSEGTPLMGGRFVQVVHKATLMGQPFEGMMLIGYDNMAKKYVGEWIDNMGTSFIHYDGSYDKRIKRIMMGAHIVDPMTRQPLKIRSVTAFVDPNNWTYEEFATPTGGREWQTLKITFSR; this is translated from the coding sequence ATGAGCGGAATGCGGAAGACGATCGGCGGGGTGTTCGCAGCGGCGCTGCTGTGCGGAGGCGCCACAGCGATCGCGATGGCGCAGGGCACCCCGGCGCCGCCGAGGAAGGTCCCGCCGCCCAAGCAGACGAAGCCGGCGCCCGCGGCGCCCGAGGCCACGCCGCAGACGCCCGACGAGAAGTGGAAGGAGGCGGCGACGCCCGGCGAGGCGCACAAGGTCCTCGAGAACTACCTCGGCCGTTGGAAAGCGCACATCGTCTCGCGCATCGATCCCAATCGCCCGTCCGAAGAGACCGACGGTACCTCCGAGGGCACGCCGCTCATGGGCGGCCGCTTCGTGCAGGTCGTCCACAAGGCGACGCTCATGGGGCAGCCGTTCGAAGGGATGATGCTGATCGGATACGACAACATGGCGAAGAAGTACGTCGGGGAGTGGATCGACAACATGGGGACGTCGTTCATCCACTACGACGGCTCGTACGACAAGCGCATCAAGCGGATCATGATGGGAGCGCACATCGTCGATCCGATGACGCGCCAGCCGCTCAAGATCCGCAGCGTGACGGCGTTCGTCGATCCGAACAACTGGACCTACGAGGAATTCGCGACGCCGACCGGCGGGCGCGAGTGGCAAACGCTCAAGATCACGTTCTCGAGGTAG
- a CDS encoding aldo/keto reductase, producing the protein MKHRPLGATGLTVSEIGFGAWGLGATMWRGVPDEEGAAALEAAIDHGVDFVDTALAYGDGHSERLIARTIAGRSGLTVATKIPPKNGEWPARASSKIADVFPADYVRRSCETSLRNLGREALDVQQFHVWHDAWLEEPAWPETRRAMEELVREGKVRQWGISINDHAPETALRALRDPIFATAQVIYNIFDRSPERALFSLARERDLGIVVRVPFDEGALTGSIRADTVFPAGDWRHRYFRDDRRRQAADRVDALKPLLGDEARSLPELALRFILSRPEVSTVIPGMRRTANARANAAVSDGRVLSAELLRKLEGHAWDKNWYGD; encoded by the coding sequence ATGAAGCATCGCCCGCTGGGAGCGACGGGGCTGACGGTCTCCGAGATCGGATTCGGCGCGTGGGGTCTCGGCGCGACGATGTGGCGAGGCGTTCCCGACGAGGAAGGCGCCGCCGCTCTCGAGGCCGCGATCGATCACGGCGTCGATTTCGTCGACACGGCGCTGGCCTACGGCGACGGTCACAGCGAGCGCCTCATCGCGCGGACGATCGCCGGGCGATCGGGTCTCACCGTGGCGACGAAGATCCCGCCGAAGAACGGCGAGTGGCCGGCGCGCGCATCGTCGAAGATCGCGGATGTCTTTCCCGCGGATTACGTGCGGCGATCCTGCGAGACCTCGCTTCGCAACCTCGGACGCGAGGCACTCGACGTGCAGCAGTTCCACGTGTGGCACGACGCGTGGCTCGAAGAGCCGGCGTGGCCGGAGACGCGGCGGGCGATGGAAGAGCTGGTGCGTGAAGGGAAGGTGCGGCAGTGGGGGATCTCGATCAACGATCACGCCCCGGAGACCGCGCTTCGGGCCCTTCGAGATCCGATCTTCGCGACGGCCCAGGTCATCTACAACATCTTCGATCGTTCGCCGGAGCGAGCGCTGTTCTCCTTGGCGCGCGAGCGCGACCTCGGCATCGTCGTCCGCGTGCCGTTCGACGAGGGCGCGCTCACGGGCTCGATCCGCGCGGACACGGTCTTTCCGGCAGGGGACTGGCGTCACCGCTACTTTCGCGACGACCGGCGCCGGCAGGCGGCGGATCGTGTGGACGCATTGAAGCCCCTCCTGGGAGACGAGGCGCGCTCGCTTCCCGAGTTGGCGCTCCGCTTCATCCTTTCGCGCCCCGAAGTGTCGACCGTGATCCCGGGGATGCGCCGTACGGCCAACGCTCGCGCGAACGCGGCGGTCTCGGACGGCCGCGTGCTCAGCGCCGAGCTCCTCCGGAAGCTCGAGGGCCACGCGTGGGACAAGAACTGGTACGGTGACTAG
- a CDS encoding ATP-dependent helicase yields the protein MAHAWLSVTQQLIVDHGDGPLLVVAGPGSGKTRVLTERVRRLANETGHFRVLALTFTNKAANEMRERLQDLGSVLDRVFIGTLHGFCLTMLSERGKHVGVSGSPQLFEHWADRKGILMEAVAADPLLTEELMRSGDAKARSETLDRWLRGIALIKAHPISQPFADLELNQRIMEAYNAGLRACNAYDFEDLLLLSYRLLTEYPKVADFYRRLFKYVCIDEAQDLNEAQYAVLTAMCGDEFKNVMMVGDPKQSIYGFNTASPKFMDRFAEEFNAATIELKENFRSSKAIVRAASSLQESYSVSGQLPIAGELGLLVGENEENEASLVVAKLKELSKHGHRDVEGSISWSRCAVLARTRFALLHVEKALKNGSIPYYKRVSVIHENESKAADSFQLGMRLIANPKDRFHLAALLKKWDVSTNSEPPIDHDGLIEYLRQVVSRAKTSDWAVSVEALAKVVSPTQRLDIKGPTRVLRAFADSLGDDERQAIYDDTEVLLQEWDTYLRASAQNPSVAGFLSALALGTTQQRNSDGVALLTVHSAKGLEFEVVCLVGMAEGIFPDYRAKGSELDEERRNAFVGVTRSKRLLYCSYPKSRRMPWGDARATRPSPYLKVIGLVQ from the coding sequence TTGGCACACGCTTGGCTGTCGGTAACGCAGCAACTGATCGTTGATCACGGCGACGGCCCACTGTTGGTCGTTGCAGGCCCCGGTTCTGGAAAAACCAGGGTACTGACAGAACGTGTCCGTCGACTGGCAAACGAAACCGGTCACTTTCGAGTTCTAGCTCTTACGTTCACGAATAAGGCCGCCAATGAGATGCGAGAGCGCCTCCAAGACCTAGGCTCCGTCCTAGATCGGGTGTTCATTGGGACCCTGCATGGATTTTGTCTAACCATGCTCTCGGAGCGCGGCAAACACGTTGGAGTTAGCGGCTCTCCCCAGTTGTTCGAGCACTGGGCTGACCGCAAAGGCATCCTGATGGAGGCTGTAGCGGCAGACCCGCTGCTTACTGAAGAATTGATGAGATCGGGGGACGCGAAGGCGAGAAGCGAAACTCTGGATAGGTGGTTGCGAGGCATCGCGTTGATCAAGGCACATCCAATCTCGCAGCCGTTTGCAGACTTGGAACTCAATCAACGCATCATGGAGGCTTACAACGCCGGCCTCAGGGCTTGCAATGCCTATGACTTTGAAGACCTTCTCCTGCTTAGCTACCGTTTGCTTACGGAGTATCCGAAAGTAGCCGACTTCTATCGCCGGCTCTTCAAATATGTTTGCATCGATGAGGCACAAGATCTAAACGAAGCACAGTACGCAGTCCTCACGGCGATGTGCGGCGATGAATTCAAGAACGTGATGATGGTTGGCGACCCGAAGCAGTCGATCTATGGGTTCAATACGGCCAGTCCAAAGTTTATGGATCGTTTTGCGGAAGAGTTCAACGCGGCGACGATTGAGCTGAAAGAAAACTTCAGGAGCTCGAAAGCAATTGTCCGTGCGGCATCATCGCTTCAAGAGAGCTATTCGGTAAGTGGACAATTGCCAATTGCCGGCGAGTTGGGGCTCTTGGTGGGTGAAAATGAGGAGAATGAAGCCTCCCTAGTTGTGGCGAAACTAAAGGAGCTTTCGAAGCATGGACACCGAGATGTGGAGGGGTCCATTTCCTGGAGCCGATGCGCGGTCTTAGCTCGCACCCGCTTCGCCCTTTTGCACGTCGAGAAGGCGTTGAAGAACGGGAGTATTCCTTATTACAAGCGGGTCTCAGTCATTCACGAGAATGAATCCAAAGCTGCAGACAGCTTCCAACTGGGAATGCGGCTGATCGCCAATCCGAAGGATAGATTTCACCTCGCGGCGCTGCTCAAGAAATGGGATGTCAGTACAAACAGTGAGCCACCGATTGATCACGACGGCCTCATTGAGTACCTACGGCAGGTCGTGTCCCGGGCGAAAACGTCGGACTGGGCGGTAAGCGTTGAGGCATTAGCTAAGGTTGTGTCCCCGACCCAGCGGCTAGACATCAAGGGGCCGACGCGCGTGCTTCGGGCCTTTGCTGATTCGCTGGGAGACGATGAGCGCCAGGCCATCTACGACGACACCGAGGTCTTGCTACAAGAATGGGACACCTACCTTCGCGCATCTGCGCAAAACCCTAGCGTCGCCGGTTTCCTTAGCGCGCTTGCCCTCGGAACTACTCAGCAACGCAACTCGGATGGAGTCGCATTGCTCACGGTCCATTCCGCCAAGGGCTTGGAATTCGAAGTCGTTTGTCTGGTCGGGATGGCGGAGGGCATTTTCCCCGACTATCGAGCGAAGGGATCGGAACTTGATGAGGAGCGACGCAATGCCTTTGTTGGGGTTACGAGATCCAAGCGCCTTCTGTACTGCTCGTATCCGAAGTCACGCAGGATGCCTTGGGGCGATGCTCGTGCAACCAGACCCTCTCCTTACCTAAAGGTAATTGGGCTTGTCCAGTAA